ACAAGGTTGTGAACCACTGGTTTCATCTTTAACAATGCTTTGTATTTTAtctaaaaagtaactagtaactatatctgtcaaataaaggtagtggagtaaaatgtacaaagtTTCagtctaaaatgtagtggagtggaagtataaagtagcacaaatTGGGCATCAAGTAGAGTACCtcaattgtacttaagtacagtacttgagtaaatgcacttagtttcTAACCACCAGTGACTGCTTATCTAACAGTTGCAAACACGGCATAATTATGTGATAATGCAACAGTACAAGTGTCAAAAATCATGATGACATGCCAGACACAGGAGAGCGGCATCAGCAAAGAGGTAAAACAATGGCAAACAGTGACAAGTAGACCCTCCCCACTGAAAGACACTTAAAGCAAACAGTTGTTTTCACTGTTATCACGTCTACAGTGTAACATGACAGTAAAGACTGCAAATGTCTACattagaaaatgtgtaaaacaaatgtGGGAATTAACCTACTATTTTATTCACATACACTTGGTCTCACCTCTTCTTTGAAGACACGAGCCTGTTCTTCACAGCCGATAAGATTCTGGACAAACCTGAAGACCTGTAGcacaaaatttcaaataatcaaaacagacagagaaatcaGAAAagccagagaaagaaaataaataaatatgtaggTAAGTGATAAGGTTTGCTCACCTCTTCAACGCTCCATGCTGCCACCTGGCTGACGTGAATGCCCTGAACGCCAGGCAGCAGCTTACAGTGCTGCTCCCAGCATAGAGACAGAgtcctgtctgactgactgctcAGAGCTGACATGAACAGTGACGGATACACGCCCTCTGAGGACATGTCTgaggacaaacacaaaaacatgcttgGATTGATCTGTTGTTAatttattcaaaattcaaaataaatgttacatcTCTGGACAGATATGAGTCTGAGACaacattcacacctgcaggtGACATCAAGCTTTCCACTGAAATCCACAATAAGCTCCTTAAGGCAGGATAGGGCTACAGGTTTGACAGGCTGACACCCCTGAAGCTGCAGAGTAAATCCTTTCATCAAATTAGGATATGTATAGTGCATTTAGAAAACTCACTCTGATAGTCTCTCTGCTGGTTCTTCCTGTATTTGGGAGGACGGCCAATCctgaaaacagaggaaaagatTAATTTCAGACAAAAGCAAACAtccatgcatacacatacacacacacacacacttttacctGCCACGGTAATGGGTCTTCTTGGTCCTCTGGCCAAAGAAGAGGTTCCTCTTGCACTCTGAGTCTGACAGGTCGGCCTTCAGCCTGCCCTGGTTACGCTCAGCCAATGGGCAGCCGGATATGCAGTGATGGGCAGTGAAACGACCGGTCACATGGCCTGAACCATCGCAACCAGGAGTTggacacttcctgtttcaaaGACAGAACCCCAATACATTTTAAGAAGATGTAAGATCAACTcattgtgtcaaaaatgttttctacgGCCCAAAATTAATGTCAGGTATTGATGTGTATTTTGAATGGCTGGCCCTGGTGAATAAAGCCTCAATTAAATGACCTGATGATAGAGTTGAGTTCAGTGCTGACCTGTTGTGGAAGCTGTACTTGTTGGTTCTGGGGTGGCTGATGGGTTTACAGGGAACAGAGGAGGGGTAGGTGGACTGACCTGTAGCAGGAGGCTCCCTCACACCTACATACATTCAAATACAGACAGATGAACCCTCACATGTATACACGTGATGTTCACAAACCCTCTTGCAATGCTGCAGTATATGGGAGATTATGCCTGTAGCCAAAAAGTGGTGTAAATGCCAagaggcctttttcacagcagaccattttgacttgtcacagtaggaaaataactggtgttactaataacaataatgatagcttagttttattcaagtgtcccagtaagccatgacattGTGACAGTGAGActgcatgcacaataccagaaccctgaaactaaagcagctaaatggaattcagccatcattcattttattatttacacctgtgcttttcctactgtaacatgtcaaaatgtcttctgcgAAAAAAGGCATATTTACAGCAATACATACTGATAACAACACATACATATCAGCAACATACATGGAATATAGTTCCAAAGAACTGGcaataaaaagaagaattaaTAAATGAGGTGaacaattaataaatcaatacatagatcaaattaaaaaaatatgatgaacatagatgaaacaatgaaaatctCTGTAGCAACAGAGTAAATGGTAGAATTGAAACATCAATGGCAGGATAGTTATAACTGGGAAATAAATAGGTGTATTCACAGAATTTAACTGCAAACAATGACACAAACAGGTGAATAATCACAGAAAAGaggatttttttgtctttttaaaaatagtttaaaaaaaagaaatttaaggAGTGATTCTCATTTCAATTAGCATTTAAATTTACCAATTGCTTCCCCTTTTACTTTTCTATTtgcaaatttaattttcatgtaCATGACACTGGGGCCTTGCAGTAGCTACATTTAGATAAGTCagagcacaaaataaaaaatgtttctatgaTTTAATGCTAGCTATCAAGAATAACTTTGATTTTGAAGAAAATCGACTTCCAGTTTAAGTATAAACAAAGTGAAGTGTTGGTTGCTACCGTGTGGCTGCTGTGTTTTGGTGTCTCGTGGGGGAACTTTGAGCGGGTGACCAGTTGCCTCACACCAGCCTGCTGGGTGGATGTCGGGGTGATCTGAGTCCATCCACTCATCATAGACATGACTCCAGCCATCATAATGGACCTGAAGAAGGAATAGAGATCGAGCTATAACAcataaaaaatactgtacatgcacacacagtcaaaaTGCACACAGCTCAACTTGTATAAAGGGTCCAGGGCTGGTTTTAAGATGTACATTACAGTATCAGTACATGTAAGCTCTTATTCCAGCAGGCATGTCAAAACCATTAGCCCCAACTGACAAGTACACATGGTTAAAGCTGTAATGGACCTGAGGGAGACaatatcacacacatacaggatcATAACCTTCATAATGTAAGATGTTTAGTACTTAAATGTTCAGTAATACaagcccacaaacacacacacaaaaaatattaccTTAATGCGATGAGTATCGACCTCCTCTACTGTAGCCACTCTGATCAGACCAGGGCTTCTCTTGTCCACGGCCTCCAGTTTCATCTGAGGCTGGAAAATGTGGGCCGCACGCTGTAGACAAAGCAGAGGATGATTGGAAAACACATTAACTAGTACTAGTACATTCAGCTAGACAATcaaacatgtcaaacatacTTACCATATAGCATTGGCTTGTAACAAACCTCATTTCTAGTATTTAATTACTATGTTTTTATACtacttttgttgtatttttgggGGCCTTTTATTAGAGATTTTACAGTatagagatgacaggaaatgagaagagagagatagaaaatgacatgcaacaaagctGGTCGGCATCTTATGATGTTTTTGGAATCAGTACATATCAGTACATGCATTAGCATCTGTTTTATAAAAGTCACACCTAAACTGTGCTTAATGTTTTTACTGCAGCACTCTTAGAGATCTGTTAGCTGTGATGACATTCatgatatactgtaagtaacTGATATGACAAACCATGCatctcattatttttaattactcTGACATTTTCAGTCTCTTAACTCTGGCTTTGCCTACACCCACACCTATCATACTGTGAATTGAATCAAAAATAGTACATTTATTCTTTGTTCTCACCACTTTAAAGGCGTCAGCGGCCACCGCCTTGGAACCTGTCTCCTCCAGGTAGCGAGACCAGGAGAATCGGCCCTGGTCTGGGTAATCTGTGAATACAAACGTAAACATTTGTCCCCTACATGCTACCTTGCACATTTTTGCTTGGCTCTCTCACAGGTTGCCCAATATTCTTCTTATCCTTCTTATTTGTGTAATCTGAGCTCATCTTTGTGAATATGTTATAGTACATGCTTAATGTACCCATTAAAAAAATCCTTAACATGTATATATCAGGTTTTTACAtgtatatattctgtatataggctatatagtttgtatactgtatatattgtccTTAATCAAAGTTTAATAGAAGTGAAAGGAACAAAAGGACAAGAAGGATAGCTGGGCAAAgttgttttcaaaatgtatgaCGATGAACATgattaaatgaattattaacAGGGAACACACTAGTCACCTTGGGGTGGTGTTAGGGGGAGGTTCCTCTCCTGGCACCAACCAATAGGGTGAATGTACGGACTGCTGGAATCACACCTGCATATtttgacaaacaacaacaacaatgtccAGCGTTGAGTTATAATAGAGATTTCTGAGAGTTTACAGCAAAATTGGTAGAAGCAGAAATGATATGAGAGATAATAAACGAGCAATGCTGCAGTCTGATAGTTTTATTATAAGAAAGTGTTTATAACTGAAATAAGTCTGTGCAAAAAATTATTCAGATCTACTTTGACTATTGTGTTCAATAACTGGCCTTAACCTTGATGCTGGAACAGCCTTTACTGCAGGTTTTGCTGATGCTTATTTAAAGCTTTATACTAACACTGAATAAAAAACCACATGCAATGTAAAAGGCCTCACTCATGATGACAAACCCAGAGAGTTTTCATACAACTGTAAAGCTCTAGTGAGCTtgttagcctcttttagctcattgttttggatttATGACACTTTTACTGTCTAGTTCAGTCTCAGCGCCATTAttaaccttgtttccagcagaaGCAGGCAGCTCTTTTCAACACACTGATAAAAATCCTGTATGCTATATAAGATAAAACTGTAtaagacagacacagttagcaattagctagtgaagaaagtggagcatCTAACAGTGAAATAATCCAATATTTTTCTTAGGAGTTGGGTGAGACCGAACTTACATCCATCAggtgaacaaaaacacaactccaaaattaatgttactgtttctctgtgtgtgttggaactgtaaataggcaatttttgataatattttagCCAAAGCAACTTTATATGGTGATATGTCATGGGTGTCAGTCAGTTTGTTTACAAATTGTTCTTCCCCTTAGTGGCCACATTTAGATTAATGTAGCCTTACTACATCTGTAGTTTGTTTcggacaaaaggaaaaaaattatactttgttgtttttaagttCTGGTCCGGTTTGTATAGCAATTTCTTAAAATATCTCGAGCCTCAGTTTCCCCACAGCTGCTCGGTATCATATTTATTCTAGATTTATTCTTCAGTCATTTCCCAAAGCTCGTACATCCCGAATGTTTTTTAGGCTCACCAGTAGTCGTATGTGTCATCCCAGTTGTCAAAATGAACCAGGAAACGGTCGTCCACCACATCAGTGACGGTTGCTACACAGATGAGGGAGGGGTTCATACGATCGACAGCCTCAAGCTTCATTCCTATCTCAAAACCGCACTTCACATCAATCtaaacagaaagcagaaataTTAGAAATTACACGGCAAGTGCACATAAAGAAGTAGACACAGACAGGGCTGTGGATTAGCTGATAAATTATGTGAAAGTTATACAGAAACTGAGcactgttgaaaaatgtattgtgttgttTCTAAATTTGTTTATAAATAACCCAATCATTAAAAAAGTGACAGACTGCTACAGTTTGATATAGTGAAGCTTGAATGCTGCAAGCAGTAAATATTAGCGTGCAGAAGGAAGTCAACATCAACCCAAACAAGCATAAAGCTTTATGATGTCCTcgcattaaatattaatattaaatattatatcaaACAGGACATCAGGCCTCAATTTGACAAAGCAATGCAGGTAGAAGCTATGAATACTTATGACTATCGTCACAATTTATATTTTAGCACTCTTGGTCTTCAACTATCACTATCTACTTGAAGTCAAGTCAACTCAGTGTTTTCTGAGAGAGATAGAAGGTGCAAATTGCTTAAAAGAAACTGCTTCTCATTGGATCTGGAGTTTTCCCAACCCTAAATCATTCACCTCATCCATTCATGCTTGTAGATAATACAACTACCGTATATTATATAGTGGCAGTTACCCTCCCAGGACTGGCAAAGACTTCTTTGGAAGCCACTTGTGCTTTAGTCATTCTCAGGTAGTTGGTCCAGGTAAACTCTTCCTCTTTACAACCTgcaggaaagacagaaatacagagagaagaTTAAAAGGATTCATATTTTGGGAAAACAGCCCAAcatttaaaggagtagtttgacattttgggaagcacgcttatttgctttcttgccaagagttagacgAGAGGATTGATACTACCTTCACATCTCTACGTTAAATAtggagctacagccaggagatggttaacCTACCTTAGCATATACTGGAAACACgtggaaacagctagactggctctaaaaggtaacaaaatccacctactagcacctctaaaactcactaattcaCACTttgtatctcgtttgttaaATCTGTATTGGCATactgacttcctggagtctcgtTCTCACCATGAGGTTACCAGGCATCCAGCGGAGACTCCACAATGTTGATACACCGAGCCAAGAAATAGCtctgcacataaccccccataaaatcACAACATATCGTTTTTGCGCTTTTGTTTTTggggtgctggtaggtggattttgttacttttggacagaaccagtctttatgctaagctaagctaactggctgctggcttcatcttaatatttactgtacagacatgagagtggtatcaatcttctcaagTAAGCCTTGGCAACAAAGTGAAtgagtgtattttccaaaacatcaaactattACTGAAGATTTATCCTGTGAAAGGTAAGATTAAGCTAAGTGAAGGACAGGGTTTTTTGTCCATGCTATTTTAGTCTATTTAGATTCTATTTGCCCTTTGGTCTTTCATGGTGTTTAGAGTGTCACCTCTGACCTTTGGGAGTGTGCAGTTTGTGTCCTGTGCTTTCACACCAGCCTGCAGGGTGGATGTCAGGGGAGTTGGCATTCACCCAGAAGTCGTGGCAGTCAGAGTAGCCGTCAAAATGGAGCCGCAGCCGGTAACCACAGACCTGGATGATGACATGATACATTAGAGAAACAAAAGCATGGTGGAGAAGGCGACACCAGGCTGAACTCCTCCTGCATGCAAAGCAGTCTGTGAGTGAATGGTGACTTTTAATTCTAAATAATCAGCCTGGCCATTAAGATCCATCGATCGTGTTAATGGACATCTGGCTCACCTCGGCCACAGTGAGGACGAAGTACATGGACGGGTGCTGAGGGTCAATGCCTTCCAGCTTCATCCCCTGTTTAAAGCCGTTCTTCACTGTTGGCACTCTCTGGGTCTGGACACATGGgataaaagcaaatatttcaGTACAGACCAcagagatttaaataaaatcaagtgAAAATGAATGATCCTTGTGGGGGAATTGGATCAGGAAAAAGAATGCAGAAAAGATCAGAACACAACAAATGGACTAATGCAGATTACAGCGTTTTTATCATTCGAATACTGCTTATAATGTGTTTTACTCTATTTCTCCTAGAACAGAAAGTCTCCTCATTACAAAGGTTGTGTTGCAAAAATTTTTAGATTGTTAGAGAAACCACACTAAGAACTCCCTCAACATCACACtgtaacagaataaaaaatgcCTTACTGCATACATCACTTTCTCCCAGGTAAATTTACATTTCTTATTTCCTCCCTTGACAAtgctgcattattttttttcgCTCAGGGCCATAGATTTGTCCCTGTGCTATATGTAGAGCTTAGTTAGTTAGTAAAATAAGTAGTAAAAAATCATGGGTATAGTGGGTAACCCTATGTGTACATGGCACTAGCTCAGGCTGAAACTACAGTATGAATAGTAAACATCAACATACCTCTTGGAAAAGCTTGTTGGGCGCAGCAACAGCTTTGCTTTCCTCCAGATACTGAGCCCACGTCCACTGCTCTGTCTTACTGTCTCCAGCTTcaccaaaaatacaaattaagcATTTAGTTGATTAATCTATGCAATGTGTGTTACAGCAACATATTACTTGAACACAAGCTCAAACTGaaggaaacagggagaggaaaggaattTAATGaacagaagacagaaaagaagtaaggaaggaggaggaagacagatTCCCTTAGCAGCTAATGTTTGAAGATCGCAGCTCCTGTAATTTTACACACAAGTTCTGAAGGAAAATGTTAatctaaaagta
This sequence is a window from Siniperca chuatsi isolate FFG_IHB_CAS linkage group LG10, ASM2008510v1, whole genome shotgun sequence. Protein-coding genes within it:
- the l3mbtl1 gene encoding lethal(3)malignant brain tumor-like protein 1, with the protein product MSAKVNMEAPPKEPDRTPLDPSSSSPSEAVLICGSDVVAKKARPQPHTTTAFLLPAPASGHQKIEVTPAVAVGDPGKGGRANETATPTLTAQVGGACSIVHVLEWKEGMAILPSSNLKFCVSDVGTLSTLITPGTTSSITEPAAGTSGRSADAEHAPADKPDVSAPVGSGRGVAVEPERFVPVKPEVQVGQGQQNHDPRAQRTYTEELRREPITDKRSVGVEKVPAGGRVSSLNPDHLKPMRKRKRKEYLSPSEEDSDIEGTDEKMDDSKADGRHIRGAGDSKTEQWTWAQYLEESKAVAAPNKLFQETQRVPTVKNGFKQGMKLEGIDPQHPSMYFVLTVAEVCGYRLRLHFDGYSDCHDFWVNANSPDIHPAGWCESTGHKLHTPKGCKEEEFTWTNYLRMTKAQVASKEVFASPGRIDVKCGFEIGMKLEAVDRMNPSLICVATVTDVVDDRFLVHFDNWDDTYDYWCDSSSPYIHPIGWCQERNLPLTPPQDYPDQGRFSWSRYLEETGSKAVAADAFKVRAAHIFQPQMKLEAVDKRSPGLIRVATVEEVDTHRIKVHYDGWSHVYDEWMDSDHPDIHPAGWCEATGHPLKVPPRDTKTQQPHGVREPPATGQSTYPSSVPCKPISHPRTNKYSFHNRKCPTPGCDGSGHVTGRFTAHHCISGCPLAERNQGRLKADLSDSECKRNLFFGQRTKKTHYRGRIGRPPKYRKNQQRDYQNMSSEGVYPSLFMSALSSQSDRTLSLCWEQHCKLLPGVQGIHVSQVAAWSVEEVFRFVQNLIGCEEQARVFKEEMIDGEAFLLLTQTDIVKIMSIKLGPALKISNAILMFKSTDEGLK